In the genome of Coraliomargarita algicola, one region contains:
- a CDS encoding HAD-IIB family hydrolase produces MGQQKKLLFVTDLDATFLDHSYSWAQAAPAILRLRNLGVPLVLNSSKTLAEMEDLAKALDLDSPIVAENGGLLAIRKERPGDYSVEIKGIPRSEILLAAHDLRRQLGYRFEGFADWTDQELAERTGLSVPQAQRSRSRLATEPITWNDTELHRLAFADALASHGIRMLQGGRFWHLMGSADKADGSAAALKYYQDREPDVDWVLVALGDSANDTAMLEAADIAVVIPHVDGPHITPNAPRVVHAPYPTSKGWNAAVLTILDEYC; encoded by the coding sequence ATGGGGCAGCAAAAAAAACTACTCTTTGTCACTGATTTGGATGCAACTTTTTTGGACCATAGTTACTCGTGGGCTCAAGCGGCACCGGCGATTTTGCGTTTGCGGAATTTGGGTGTGCCCTTGGTTTTGAATTCGAGTAAGACATTGGCTGAAATGGAAGATTTAGCCAAGGCGTTGGATTTGGATTCGCCGATCGTGGCGGAAAATGGTGGCTTGCTGGCGATTCGAAAAGAACGCCCGGGGGATTATTCGGTGGAGATTAAGGGAATTCCGCGTAGCGAAATTTTACTGGCTGCGCACGATTTGCGGCGGCAGTTGGGCTATCGTTTTGAGGGCTTTGCCGACTGGACGGATCAGGAATTGGCCGAACGCACGGGACTCTCGGTACCGCAAGCACAACGCTCGCGCTCACGCTTGGCGACGGAGCCGATTACGTGGAATGATACGGAATTGCATCGATTGGCTTTTGCGGATGCGCTAGCCAGCCATGGCATCCGTATGTTGCAAGGGGGGCGTTTTTGGCATTTGATGGGCAGCGCCGACAAGGCTGACGGCTCGGCGGCCGCATTGAAATACTATCAAGACCGCGAACCCGATGTAGATTGGGTTCTGGTGGCACTCGGCGATAGTGCCAACGATACGGCCATGTTGGAAGCTGCGGATATCGCGGTTGTGATTCCACATGTGGATGGTCCACATATTACACCCAATGCACCGCGTGTGGTGCATGCCCCGTATCCGACCTCTAAAGGTTGGAATGCGGCGGTTTTAACTATCTTAGACGAATACTGCTAA